The genomic window ATTCCGCTTACAACTGGAGAGTATGATGAATGGGGAAACCCAAACAATAAAAAATATTATGATTATATGTTGTCGTATTCGCCTTACGATAATGTAAAAGCGCAAGAATATCCTAATATGTATGTTTCTACCGGCTTACACGATTCGCAGGTACAATATTGGGAGCCAGCTAAATGGGTTGCAAAATTGAGAGATTTAAAAACAAATAATAAACTTTTGTTTTTAGATACTAACATGGATGCAGGTCATGGCGGAGCTTCGGGACGTTTTGAGGCTTTAAAAGACTTAGCAAAAGAATTTAGTTTTTTATTAGATTTAGAAAAAATTAAAAGCTAATTAGAAATTTTTTGTTAAATTTGCAACCTATCAAGGTTAATTTAAAAAGGCCTTTGATTAACTATTTTTTTATGAAAGAAGAAATAACCGCTTATAATAATGTTTTAGAGTTAATAGGTAACACCCCGCTTATTAAGCTAAATAAAATCACCGAAGAGTTAGAAGGAAATTTCTACGCAAAGGTAGAAGCTTTCAACCCAGGTCATTCCTCAAAAGATAGAATAGCATTATATATTATTGAAGAAGCTGAGAAAAAAGGAATTCTTTCTCCGGGCGATACCATTATAGAAACCACATCTGGTAATACAGGATTTAGTTTAGCAATGGTAAGCATTATTAAAGGTTACAATTGTATTTTAGCTGTAAGCTCAAAATCATCCAAAGATAAAATTGACATGTTGAGAAGTTTAGGCGCCAAAGTGTATGTCTGTCCGGCTCACGTTTCTGCAGATGATGAAAGGTCATACTATAATGTAGCAAAACGTTTGCACGAAGAAACAAAAGGATCAGTCTACATTAATCAATATTTTAATCAGTTAAATATTGATGCCCACTACAACACTACAGGTCCAGAGATTTGGGAACAGACAAAAGGACAAATAACGCACTTAGTTGCTTGCAGCGGAACAGGAGGAACTATCTCAGGAACTGCAAAATTCTTAAAAGAAAAAAATCCAAATATTAGAATTCTAGGAGTTGATGCTTTTGGATCAGTATTGAAAAAATACCACGAGACAAAAGAGTTCGATACAAAAGAAATTTATCCTTATCGTATCGAAGGTTTAGGTAAAAATTTAATTCCGTCAGCAACAGATTTTGATATTATTGATAAATTCATGAAAGTAACCGACGAAGAAAGTGCTCACTCTGCAAGAGAAATCACTAGAAAAGAAGGTTTATTTGTTGGATATACTTCTGGAGCAGTAATGCAGGCCATTAAGCAATATGCTGAAGAGGGCGAATTTACAAAAGACAGTAATATTATTGCAATTTTCCCTGATCACGGTTCTCGCTACATGAGTAAAGTATTTAGTGATGACTGGATGAATGAACAAGGCTTCTTTGATAGTGTTAATGAAGAAGAAGTTCAAAAAATTGAATTCGTAAAGTAAAATTTAAATTACTTTTTTAAATATCAAACTCCATTCGTTTTGCGAATGGAGTTTTTTTTATGCCTTTATTAATATTTAAAACTTGAATATTTAGCGAAACAGCGTATTTATACGTAAGAAATTATTAAATTGGTTAAATTTAGAATAGTATTTTAAGAATATTATTAAAATTTTAAAAATGTTGTTTGACGATAAAAATGATCAAATTTGGTCATTTTAACGAGTATTTATGTAAGTTATCGGAAATATTTTTGCTCCCATTTGTAATAATCTAGTTTAGCAGTATTAAAATGACACCAGTTATTTAATCCCTAAAATCTACTATTATGAAAAAATTACTGCTCACTTTTTTGTTTGTAAGTTATTTGAATGTAAATGCACAGACACCAATTCAGGAATTTAATTTTAATGGAACTTTAAACAATACTGCTAATACCACTTCATTTATAGGTATTAATAATTTCGTTGCCGATAGGGCAGGAGATATTAAAGGAGCTCAACGATTAAATAATAAAGCGTTAGAAGCTGTAATCGACAATTTGCCGCAGGGTAAGAACCCCAGAACAATTAGTTTATGGATAAAATTCAATGATATTTCGAATGCGAATTATATTTGGGGGTACGGAAACGCGTATAATGCGCAGTATTGCGGTTTGCTGCATCAAGGAACGTCTTCTTCTAATTCGGACTTAAGTTTAGCAGCCTGGGGTGCCTCAAATGATGTGATAGTTTCTACACCGCTTGAAAAAAATGTTTGGTACAACTATACGATTACATATGAAGGAGCAACCTCCAGAATATATCGTGACGGAAAGCTATTGAAATTTTTAGAAGGAATGACACGATCTACAAATGGAAATATTTTTAGATTGGGAGAAATTAATACTACAATCGGAATTAACGCTGATATAGACGATTTAAAGATTTATGATGTAGCTTTGACAGCTAAGCAAGTGAACGAGCTTTATGAGAGCGGAAAACCAGTTGTTTCGCTTGCAGGAGCATCTGTAAAGGAAACAACAGATACAAAGTCTATAGCTAAAGGGAAAACAGGTTCTAAACCAAGTGGAGCAATCATAACTTCAGGCGAAGTTAATGGAACTTCGAAAAGTATAGAAATTTATTCTCAAGGTCAAAAGATAGTAGGAAATAATGTGATGAATATTAATGATCTTCCAGAGGGAACTTATTTATTGAAAATTACAAGTGCTCCCGCCAAGAAAATTACTTCAAAATAAATAGCTTTTATTTAGTTTTTAATGTTAGTTACTTTTTGCATTGCGTAAGCAATAGAATTTTTTGAAATAGTAAGTGAAAAGCCTTTTGAGGTATTCAGAAGGCTTTTTATGTTTTTGAATAGTTCTAATTATGTTTTTACAATAATTGCAGAAAGAAATGATTTTTTTTATTTTGTGAGAATTATGTATTTATGTGTAGGAATCATTTGGTGATGCTGAATTAAAATCATAGTTTTAACAAAATTTGTAAAAAAATAACTGAAAAATTAAAATTATAAGTTGAGGTTATTTAAAGCTTGCTATCAAATTAAATTATCTTAAACTCAAAAATATTCTGATAGATGAAAAAAATATTACTCACTTTAATGTTTGTAAGTTTTTTAAATACCAATGCACAAAATCCTGTTCAGGAATTTAATTTCAACGGAAATTTAAACAGTGCAGATAATTCAATCTCCTTTTTAGGAGCGCCTGTTTTTGTAAATGACAGAATGGGCAGTCCTAAAAGTGCTTTACGTCTTACCAATAAATCTTATCAGGCCGTTGTAGGCGATCTCCCGCAAGAGAACAAACCTAAAACTATATCTGTTTGGGTGAAATTTAATGCCATAAATACGGCAAATTATATCTTAGGGTACGGTACTGCAGCAAATGGACAGTATTTTGGGTTAATTCAGCAGCCTGCAGCCTCAGGAAGTTCTGATTTAAGCTTGGTGGGCTGGGGAGATGCAAATAATGTTGTAGTCTCTGTGCCTCTGGCAAAAGATATCTGGTATTTTTATAGTGTAACTTATGACGGGAATGTTTCAAAAATCTACCGTAATGGGGAATTATTAAAATCGATAGAAGGAATTCAGCGTTCGGCAAAAGGATATATTCTGAATATTGGAAAACTAAACACCTCTACCAGTATTAATGCTGATATTGATGATATTAGATTGTATAGTGTTGCCATGACAGATGAGCAGGTTAGGGAAGCCTACAACAGCTCGAAGGCAGCTACAGCTATTACCGTTTCACCAGGAGCTGTTAAACCTGTAAAGGCATCTGATCCCGTTGTAGCTTCTTCTTCGAATGAAATAAACAAAGCGATTAAAAACATTGAGGTTTTCTCGCAGGGTAAAAAAATAATGGACTCCAACGGATCTAATATAGCCGATCTTCCCGAAGGAACTTATTTGATTAAAGTTACCAATGGTTCTTCAAAAAAATAAATCGCATATTTTATAATAAACAAAAACCTTCTGAATTTCAGAAGGTTTTGTTTATTATCTTTTTTTCTGCTGACCAGGAGCATAAGCTTTAGCGCTTTTATCTCCATTCATTTTTTTCGCTTGTCCAGGTGGTATTTTTTTACCTGAAGTTGGACGGCCGCTAGTGTGTACATGAGTACTACAGCTGATTACACTCAATACTAAGAACAAAAGTACTAGTACTACGACAGCAATTCGGGTGATTTTTGATGTTTGCATTTTTAGTTTATTTTTTTTGAGGTCTTGCAAATATAATCCAAATGTTATATTTGGATGTATTTAAACTTAGTTTAAAATGACTTTAAATAAATTAAAACTTCTATTTGCAGAGTTTTATGTAATTTGCTCTACAATAAATTTAAAATTTTTATTGTACTAAGTTAATCAAAACAAAAAAGCTCCAGAAAAATCTAGAGCTTTAGTATCATTTACAGAAATAAAAGATTATTCCTCTTTCATTGTATGATAAACGTTCATTACGTCATCATCCTCTTCGATTTTTTCGATTAATTTTTCAACGTCAGCAATTTGAGCTTCAGTTAATTCTTTTGTGATTTGCGGAATACGCTCAAAACCAGACGAAAGAATTTCAAGACCTCTGTTTTCTAATTCTTTCTGTAAAGCACCAAAACTTCCAAAAGGAGCATAGATTAAGATTCCGTCTTCATCTTCAAAAACTTCTTCCGCACCAAAATCAATTAATTCTAATTCTAGTTCCTCAGCATCAAGACCATTATTGGCGATTCTGAAATTACAAGTGTGGTCAAACATAAACTCAACAGAACCTTGAGTTCCCATTGTTCCATTGCATTTGTTGAAATAACTGCGAATATTTGCTACAGTTCTGTTATTGTTGTCAGATGCTGTTTCAATTAAAATGGCAATTCCGTGAGGAGCGTATCCTTCAAACAAAATTTCTTTATAGTTGGCAGTATCTTTATTACTTGCATTTTTTATCGCGCGCTCCACATTGTCTTTCGGCATGTTGGCAGCTTTCGCGTTTTGTATAACAGCTCTTAATCTAGAATTGGCGTCTGGGTTCGGACCGCCTTCTTTAACAGCCATTACGATATCTTTACCAATTCTGGTAAAAGTTTTGGCCATTGCAGACCAGCGTTTCATTTTTCTTCCTTTTCTAAATTCGAATGCTCTTCCCATTTCTAATTTTTAGTTTTGAGTTGCAAAAATACGGTTATTCCTTATTTTTCCAAAAACAAAACTGTTCTTTTTTATTTCAGATTTCAAGTCCCGTGCGTTGTGCTGAATTTAACCGCAAAGTTCGCAAAGTTTTTTTCTTTAAAGCTATGTTTATAAACACAAAGTTCGCAAAGCTTTATCAACATAAAGCTTTGCGAACTCTTTTTATTTTATAATATCACTTAAAAATTTCTTTGTGTCTCGAGGCTTCGGGATTGCGTAAATCTTTGCGGACTTTGCGGTTAAAAAAAGATTCTTTAGCGGTTAACCCTGAATTTATGATGCAAAATCAAAAAACAAAATTGCGTTGCGCTGAATTTAACCGCAAAGTTCGCCAAGTTTTTTTTCTCTAAAGTTACGTTTATAAACACAAAGTTCGCAAAGCTATATCAACAAAAAGCTTTGCGAACTCTTTTTGTTTTATAATATCACTTAAAAATTTCTTTGTGCACTTTGCGTAAATCTTTGCGGACTTTGCGGTTAAAAAAAAGATTCTTTAGCGGTTAACCCTGAATTTATGATGCAAAATCAAAAAACAAAATTGCGTTGCGTTGAATTTAACCGCAAGGTTCGCAAAGTTTTTTTCTTTAAAGTTGCGTTTATAAACACAAAGTTCGCAAAGCTATATCAACAAAAAGCTTTGCGAACTCTTTTATTTTATAAAATCACTTAAAAATTTCTTTGTGTACTTTGCGTAAATCTTTGCGGACTTTGCGGTTAAAAAAAAGATTCTTTAGCGGTTAACCCTGAATTTATGATGCAAAATCAAAAAACAGAGTTGCGTTGCGTTGAATTTAACCGCAAAGTTCACCAAGTTTTTTTCTTTAAAGTTGCGTTTATAAACACAAAGTTCGCAAAGCTATATCAACAAAAAGCTTTGGGAACTCTTTTTATTTTATAATATCACTTAAAAAATTTCTTTGTGTACTTTGCGTAAATCTTTGCGGACTTTGCGGTTAAAAAAAGCGGTGAAACCTGAAACAAAAACTACTTACTCCCGCCATTAAATTCATTAATGATATTTACGGCTTCGTTCAGGTAAGGATTAGTTTTAAGATTGTCCATCTGATCTTGGTTTATCGTCTTATCCGTTGGATAAGCGCCTAGTAAAAGCTGATTAACACTAGAATTATAAACATCCAGCGGATTATTTTCGTCATTAAAAGTATTGATCTCTGTCCAAAGTGCGTCTAAATTCTTCTTTTGTTTAAAAACCGCATCTAAAGTCATCGGAATCTCAGCTTTAGGTGTGTTTACAAGTTTGTCAATTTTAAGATTAATCTTTTTTATGTTGTTAAAGAAATAATTATCGGCCAGTCTGTCAGAACTGTTTTTCGCAATTTTGTCGATTAAATTTCGTTTAACATAGGTTTTGTATTTTAAGAAAGGCTCAATACTGTCATTTTTAATCGCAGTCGGAAAGTCACTTTCTTTCTGATATATATCTTCATAGAATTCCGGCAGTACAACATCTGGTTTTACACCCATATATTGATGGCTTTTTCCCGTAATTCTGTAAAATTTATTAATAGTTATTTTTAGGAAATCTGTGTTTTTTTCTTCGTCAAGCGAAAGAATCGTCTGCATCGTTGCTTTTCCTAAAGTACTGCTTCCTAATAACAATGCACGATTATAATCCTGCATTATAGAGGAGAAAAATTCACTGGCAGAAGCCGTATTACTATTTACCAAAAGGACAATTGGACCTCTGTATATCACACCTCTAAAAGGATCGCTAATTACTGTTTTTTCTTTTTTATTGTCAACCACCACCGAAAGCGGCCCGTAATCTACAAACATACCAGCCAGTTTTATAGCCTCTTCCATAGAACCTCCACCGTTGTCAATTAAGTCAATTACAAGTCCTTTTATGTTGTCTCTTTCCAATTTTACAACCTCTCTGGCTACATCATCAGCACAGCCTTTTCGACTATTACCATCCAAATCCGCATAAAAACTTGGGATTTTTATATAGCCAATTTTACTGTCTTTGCCGATTATAAAACTAAAGACCGAATTATCCTCGTCTTTCATGACTTGTTTCTCGATGTAAACATCAAAACTTTTTCCAGAATTGCGCTTTAAAGTAAGTGTAATATTTCTATTCGTTTCCGATAAAATCATCGTAGAAATAGATTCTAACGAAGCACAAGAAACCTGCAAAGTTTCTTTTTGATTGGAAATAGAAATAATCTGATCGCCTTTTTTTATTTGTCCCGTTTGATAGGCAGGACCATTCGGATCTAATTCATCAATTATAATTTCATTCTTCTCATTCAGATTAACTGTCATTCCAAGAGACAAATGTTCTTTGGATAAAGAAGCCATGAAACTTGTCTTAGAGTCATCACTAAAATAAGCAGTATGCGGATCAAAATAAGTACAGAAAAAATTGTATAATTTCTCTTCCTGCTTTGTATTGGTGTCAAGTAAAGTATTAAAACGGCAGATTTCATTGGTAAGAATCTTGTTTTTTGAAACCAATTCGATCGATTTAAAATTCGACTTTATAGAATCTAAATTAGTACTCGTTTCGGCAATATCATCTAATATTTGATAGCGTAGTTTTTTTGTCCAGACTTTTTCTAAATCTTCTTTCTTTAAATAAAAATCAAACGATTTTTTGTAAAAACGAATCGTATCTTTTTTAGCATAATCTATTGGAGTAGTCTGAATCTTTTCTAATACTTTTTTAGTTCTTACCAGTCCGTTTACGTATTTCGCTTTAATATCGGTAAGAAAACTGCAGTCATTTTTCAGAATTAAATCATCTAAATTATAGCGGTACTTAGAAGCGAGTTCGTCATATTCAACTTTTAAGAGGATATTGCGAGAAGGGTCAAGTTCGTTTATAAGATTATCAAAAACAAACATAGAAAGACTGTCATCAACAGGTTTAGGTCTTAGATGTTCAGCTTGAATCAGCGCATTTATTTTGTTTAATATTTCACAAGTTTCTGCGCTGTTCTGACCAAAAAATACTGTTGAAGTCAGTAAAAGTAGGAGTAGTGAAATTTTTTTCATAAATGGAAATTCATCGTTTAGATTAAAGTTACACTTAATTTTTTACAAATAGTAGTCTTTTTACTAAAATATCGACGACGAAAAACTTTTATCTATGAAATGCATAAATTGGTAATTCTCAGGCATTACCTTTTAGTACTAATAAAAAAAATGCATTACCTCAAAAAGTAATGCATTTTTAAATTATTGTAGTCTAAAAAATTATTTCTTGTAAAACGGAAGTTTAACCACTTTAGCAGGAACATCATTTTTTCTAATTCTTATAAAAATATCACTGTCAACAGCGCTGTTAGGCACTGTAACGTATCCTAAACCAATTCCTTTATTCATAGAAGGAGACATAGTTCCAGAAGTCACAATTCCGATTACAGCTCCAGAACCATCTACGATTTCGTAATCGTGTCTTGGCACCGCACGCTCCTGCATTTCAAAAGCAACCAATTTTTTAGTAACACCTGCTTCTTTTTGTTTTTTCAAGCTCTCAGAATTGGTAAAATCCTTTGTAAATTTAGTGATCCATCCTAAACCAGCTTCAAGTGGAGAAGTCGTATCATTAATATCATTTCCGTACAAACAGAATCCCATTTCTAGACGCAAAGTATCACGCGCTGCAAGACCAATTGGTTTAATTCCGAAAGACGCACCAGCTTCAAAAACTTTATTCCAAACCTGTTCTACTTCGCTGTTTTTGCAGTAAATTTCAAATCCTCCAGAACCAGTATATCCTGTAGCAGAAATAATTACATGCTCAATTCCGGCAAAATCACCTACTTCAAAATGATAATAAGGAATCGATGCTAAATTTACAGAAGTCAAAGCCTGCATAGCCTCAACTGCTTTTGGCCCCTGAATAGCCAATAATGAATAATCATCAGAAAGATTTTTCATTTCAACACCCAAATCATTATGAGACGAAATCCAGTTCCAGTCTTTTTCAATATTGGAAGCATTTACAACCAATAAATATTGCTCCTCTTTCATTTTATAAATAATCAAATCGTCAACAATTCCGCCTTCATTATTAGGAAGACAAGAATATTGCGCTCTTCCAATAGTCAAAGTCGAAGCATCGTTTGAAGTCACTTTTTGAATCAGAGCCAAAGCATTTGGACCCGTTAACAAAAATTCACCCATATGCGAAACGTCAAAAACGCCCACACCATTACGAACCGTTTCGTGTTCAGCATTAACCCCTTCATAAGTAATAGGCATATTATAACCCGCAAAAGGAAGCATTTTTGCTCCTAAACCTTCATGTATGTGCGTAAGCGCAGTATTTTTCATTGTGTTGTTTTATAAAATTCAGTC from Flavobacterium fluviale includes these protein-coding regions:
- a CDS encoding PLP-dependent cysteine synthase family protein, translating into MKEEITAYNNVLELIGNTPLIKLNKITEELEGNFYAKVEAFNPGHSSKDRIALYIIEEAEKKGILSPGDTIIETTSGNTGFSLAMVSIIKGYNCILAVSSKSSKDKIDMLRSLGAKVYVCPAHVSADDERSYYNVAKRLHEETKGSVYINQYFNQLNIDAHYNTTGPEIWEQTKGQITHLVACSGTGGTISGTAKFLKEKNPNIRILGVDAFGSVLKKYHETKEFDTKEIYPYRIEGLGKNLIPSATDFDIIDKFMKVTDEESAHSAREITRKEGLFVGYTSGAVMQAIKQYAEEGEFTKDSNIIAIFPDHGSRYMSKVFSDDWMNEQGFFDSVNEEEVQKIEFVK
- a CDS encoding LamG domain-containing protein — protein: MKKLLLTFLFVSYLNVNAQTPIQEFNFNGTLNNTANTTSFIGINNFVADRAGDIKGAQRLNNKALEAVIDNLPQGKNPRTISLWIKFNDISNANYIWGYGNAYNAQYCGLLHQGTSSSNSDLSLAAWGASNDVIVSTPLEKNVWYNYTITYEGATSRIYRDGKLLKFLEGMTRSTNGNIFRLGEINTTIGINADIDDLKIYDVALTAKQVNELYESGKPVVSLAGASVKETTDTKSIAKGKTGSKPSGAIITSGEVNGTSKSIEIYSQGQKIVGNNVMNINDLPEGTYLLKITSAPAKKITSK
- a CDS encoding LamG domain-containing protein gives rise to the protein MKKILLTLMFVSFLNTNAQNPVQEFNFNGNLNSADNSISFLGAPVFVNDRMGSPKSALRLTNKSYQAVVGDLPQENKPKTISVWVKFNAINTANYILGYGTAANGQYFGLIQQPAASGSSDLSLVGWGDANNVVVSVPLAKDIWYFYSVTYDGNVSKIYRNGELLKSIEGIQRSAKGYILNIGKLNTSTSINADIDDIRLYSVAMTDEQVREAYNSSKAATAITVSPGAVKPVKASDPVVASSSNEINKAIKNIEVFSQGKKIMDSNGSNIADLPEGTYLIKVTNGSSKK
- a CDS encoding YebC/PmpR family DNA-binding transcriptional regulator; translated protein: MGRAFEFRKGRKMKRWSAMAKTFTRIGKDIVMAVKEGGPNPDANSRLRAVIQNAKAANMPKDNVERAIKNASNKDTANYKEILFEGYAPHGIAILIETASDNNNRTVANIRSYFNKCNGTMGTQGSVEFMFDHTCNFRIANNGLDAEELELELIDFGAEEVFEDEDGILIYAPFGSFGALQKELENRGLEILSSGFERIPQITKELTEAQIADVEKLIEKIEEDDDVMNVYHTMKEE
- a CDS encoding S41 family peptidase — protein: MKKISLLLLLLTSTVFFGQNSAETCEILNKINALIQAEHLRPKPVDDSLSMFVFDNLINELDPSRNILLKVEYDELASKYRYNLDDLILKNDCSFLTDIKAKYVNGLVRTKKVLEKIQTTPIDYAKKDTIRFYKKSFDFYLKKEDLEKVWTKKLRYQILDDIAETSTNLDSIKSNFKSIELVSKNKILTNEICRFNTLLDTNTKQEEKLYNFFCTYFDPHTAYFSDDSKTSFMASLSKEHLSLGMTVNLNEKNEIIIDELDPNGPAYQTGQIKKGDQIISISNQKETLQVSCASLESISTMILSETNRNITLTLKRNSGKSFDVYIEKQVMKDEDNSVFSFIIGKDSKIGYIKIPSFYADLDGNSRKGCADDVAREVVKLERDNIKGLVIDLIDNGGGSMEEAIKLAGMFVDYGPLSVVVDNKKEKTVISDPFRGVIYRGPIVLLVNSNTASASEFFSSIMQDYNRALLLGSSTLGKATMQTILSLDEEKNTDFLKITINKFYRITGKSHQYMGVKPDVVLPEFYEDIYQKESDFPTAIKNDSIEPFLKYKTYVKRNLIDKIAKNSSDRLADNYFFNNIKKINLKIDKLVNTPKAEIPMTLDAVFKQKKNLDALWTEINTFNDENNPLDVYNSSVNQLLLGAYPTDKTINQDQMDNLKTNPYLNEAVNIINEFNGGSK
- the gcvT gene encoding glycine cleavage system aminomethyltransferase GcvT, giving the protein MKNTALTHIHEGLGAKMLPFAGYNMPITYEGVNAEHETVRNGVGVFDVSHMGEFLLTGPNALALIQKVTSNDASTLTIGRAQYSCLPNNEGGIVDDLIIYKMKEEQYLLVVNASNIEKDWNWISSHNDLGVEMKNLSDDYSLLAIQGPKAVEAMQALTSVNLASIPYYHFEVGDFAGIEHVIISATGYTGSGGFEIYCKNSEVEQVWNKVFEAGASFGIKPIGLAARDTLRLEMGFCLYGNDINDTTSPLEAGLGWITKFTKDFTNSESLKKQKEAGVTKKLVAFEMQERAVPRHDYEIVDGSGAVIGIVTSGTMSPSMNKGIGLGYVTVPNSAVDSDIFIRIRKNDVPAKVVKLPFYKK